A single region of the Streptomyces virginiae genome encodes:
- the ileS gene encoding isoleucine--tRNA ligase, with translation MTTPPQYRPVPAQVDLPALEHAVLDFWRESKTFAKTLEQSEGRPEWVFYEGPPTANGMPGAHHIEARVFKDVFPRFRTMRGYHVARKAGWDCHGLPVELAVEKELGFNGKQDIEAYGIAEFNAKCRESVTRHTDAFTELTTRMGYWVDLDDAYRTMDPEYVESVWWSLKEIFNKGLLTQDHRVAPWCPRCGTGLSDHELAQGYETVVDPSVYVRFPLTSGPLAGEAALLVWTTTPWTLVSNTAVAAHPEVSYVVATNGEEKLVVAQPLLEKSLGEGWEATGQTFTGKEMERWTYERPFDLVEFPEPAHYVVNAEYVTTEDGTGLVHQSPAFGADDLAVCRAYGLPVVNPVRPDGTFEEDVPLVGGVFFKKADEKLTADLDARGRLFKHIAYEHSYPHCWRCHTALLYYAQPSWYIRTTAVKDAMLRENEKTNWFPDSVKQGRFGDWLNNNIDWALSRNRYWGTPLPIWRCEENHLTCVGSRAELSELSGQDHSNLDPHRPYIDDVTFTCTAEGCSLEAVRVPEVIDAWYDSGSMPFAQWGYPYKNKEIFEKRYPAQFISEAIDQTRGWFYTLMAVGTLVFDKSSYENVVCLGHILAEDGRKMSKHLGNILQPIPLMDQHGADAVRWFMAAGGSPWAARRVGHGTIQEVVRKTLLTYWNTVAFQALYARTSNWAPSASDPAPADRTVLDRWLLSELHTLVAEVTEAMESYDTQRAGKLLSAFVDDLSNWYVRRSRRRFWQGDAAALRTLHDVVETVTRLLAPLTPFITERVWQDMIVPVTPDAPESVHLSTWPTADTSAIDPTLSQQMQLVRRLVELGRATRAESGVKTRQPLSRALVGAVGFDALSPELQSQITEELNVSSLASLSEVGGSLVDTTAKANFRALGKRFGKGVQDVAKAVAAADAAALSLALRAGEASVEVNGEPVTLTPEEVIITETPREGWSVASDSGATVALDLEITPELRLAGLARDAIRLIQEARKNSGLDVADRIALRWSSADPEVVTALTDHASLIADEVLATDFASGDADAAYGDPFTDEPLGLTFRLRKA, from the coding sequence ATGACCACACCGCCGCAGTACCGCCCGGTACCCGCCCAGGTCGACCTGCCTGCCCTCGAGCACGCCGTCCTCGACTTCTGGCGCGAGAGCAAGACCTTCGCCAAGACCCTGGAGCAGTCCGAGGGCCGCCCCGAGTGGGTCTTCTACGAGGGCCCGCCCACCGCGAACGGCATGCCCGGCGCACACCACATCGAGGCCCGCGTCTTCAAGGACGTCTTCCCCCGGTTCCGCACCATGCGCGGCTACCACGTGGCCCGCAAGGCAGGCTGGGACTGCCACGGCCTGCCCGTCGAGCTCGCCGTCGAGAAGGAGCTGGGCTTCAACGGCAAGCAGGACATCGAGGCGTACGGCATCGCCGAGTTCAACGCCAAGTGCCGCGAGTCCGTGACCCGCCACACCGACGCGTTCACCGAGCTGACGACCCGGATGGGCTACTGGGTCGACCTGGACGACGCCTACCGGACCATGGACCCCGAGTACGTGGAGTCCGTGTGGTGGTCGCTGAAGGAGATCTTCAACAAGGGTCTGCTCACCCAGGACCACCGCGTCGCCCCCTGGTGCCCCCGCTGCGGCACCGGCCTCTCGGACCACGAGCTGGCGCAGGGCTACGAGACGGTCGTCGACCCCTCCGTCTACGTCCGCTTCCCGCTGACGTCCGGCCCGCTCGCGGGCGAGGCGGCGCTGCTGGTCTGGACGACGACCCCGTGGACCCTGGTGTCCAACACGGCCGTGGCCGCGCACCCCGAGGTCAGCTACGTCGTCGCCACGAACGGCGAGGAGAAGCTGGTCGTCGCCCAGCCGCTGCTGGAGAAGTCCCTGGGCGAGGGCTGGGAGGCCACCGGCCAGACCTTCACGGGCAAGGAGATGGAGCGCTGGACGTACGAGCGCCCCTTCGACCTCGTCGAGTTCCCCGAGCCCGCCCACTACGTCGTGAACGCCGAGTACGTCACGACCGAGGACGGCACCGGTCTGGTCCACCAGTCCCCCGCCTTCGGCGCCGACGACCTCGCGGTCTGCCGTGCGTACGGCCTGCCCGTCGTGAACCCGGTCCGCCCCGACGGCACCTTCGAGGAGGACGTCCCGCTGGTCGGCGGCGTCTTCTTCAAGAAGGCCGACGAGAAGCTGACCGCCGACCTCGACGCCCGCGGCCGGCTCTTCAAGCACATCGCCTACGAGCACAGCTACCCGCACTGCTGGCGCTGCCACACGGCCCTGCTCTACTACGCGCAGCCGTCCTGGTACATCCGCACCACCGCCGTCAAGGACGCGATGCTGCGGGAGAACGAGAAGACGAACTGGTTCCCCGACTCGGTCAAGCAGGGCCGCTTCGGCGACTGGCTGAACAACAACATCGACTGGGCGCTGTCCCGCAACCGGTACTGGGGCACCCCGCTGCCGATCTGGCGCTGTGAGGAGAACCACCTCACCTGCGTCGGATCCCGCGCCGAGCTGTCCGAGCTGTCGGGCCAGGACCACTCGAACCTGGACCCGCACCGCCCGTACATCGACGACGTCACCTTCACCTGCACCGCGGAGGGCTGCTCCCTCGAAGCGGTCCGCGTGCCGGAGGTCATCGACGCCTGGTACGACTCGGGCTCGATGCCGTTCGCGCAGTGGGGCTACCCGTACAAGAACAAGGAGATCTTCGAGAAGCGCTACCCGGCGCAGTTCATCTCGGAGGCGATCGACCAGACGCGCGGCTGGTTCTACACGCTGATGGCGGTCGGCACGCTGGTCTTCGACAAGTCCTCGTACGAGAACGTGGTCTGCCTGGGCCACATCCTCGCCGAGGACGGCCGCAAGATGTCCAAGCACCTGGGCAACATCCTGCAGCCGATCCCGCTCATGGACCAGCACGGCGCGGACGCGGTGCGCTGGTTCATGGCGGCCGGCGGCTCCCCGTGGGCGGCGCGCCGCGTGGGCCACGGCACGATCCAGGAGGTCGTGCGCAAGACCCTCCTCACGTACTGGAACACGGTGGCCTTCCAGGCCCTGTACGCCCGTACGTCGAACTGGGCGCCCTCCGCCTCCGACCCGGCCCCGGCCGACCGCACGGTCCTCGACCGGTGGCTGCTCTCGGAGCTCCACACGCTCGTCGCCGAGGTCACCGAGGCGATGGAGTCGTACGACACCCAGCGCGCGGGCAAGCTCCTCTCCGCCTTCGTCGACGACCTGTCCAACTGGTACGTCCGCCGCTCGCGGCGCCGCTTCTGGCAGGGCGACGCGGCCGCGCTGCGCACCCTCCACGACGTGGTGGAGACGGTCACCCGGCTCCTCGCCCCGCTGACCCCCTTCATCACGGAGCGGGTCTGGCAGGACATGATCGTCCCGGTCACCCCGGACGCCCCGGAGTCGGTCCACCTGTCGACGTGGCCGACGGCGGACACCTCGGCGATCGACCCGACGCTCTCCCAGCAGATGCAGCTGGTCCGCCGCCTGGTGGAACTGGGCCGGGCGACGCGGGCCGAGTCGGGCGTCAAGACCCGTCAGCCGCTCTCCCGGGCCCTGGTCGGCGCGGTGGGCTTCGACGCGCTCTCCCCGGAGCTGCAGTCCCAGATCACGGAGGAGCTGAACGTCTCCTCCCTGGCCTCCCTGTCGGAGGTCGGCGGGTCCCTGGTGGACACGACGGCCAAGGCGAACTTCCGGGCGCTGGGCAAGCGCTTCGGCAAGGGCGTCCAGGACGTCGCGAAGGCGGTGGCCGCGGCCGACGCGGCGGCGCTGTCCCTGGCCCTGCGGGCGGGCGAGGCCTCGGTGGAGGTGAACGGCGAGCCGGTCACCCTCACCCCCGAGGAGGTCATCATCACGGAGACCCCGCGCGAGGGCTGGTCGGTGGCGTCCGACTCGGGCGCGACGGTCGCCCTGGACCTGGAGATCACCCCGGAGCTGCGGCTGGCGGGCCTGGCCCGTGACGCGATCCGCCTGATCCAGGAGGCCCGGAAGAACTCCGGCCTCGACGTGGCCGACCGCATCGCGCTGCGCTGGTCCTCCGCGGACCCGGAGGTCGTCACGGCCCTGACGGACCACGCGAGCCTGATCGCGGACGAGGTCCTGGCGACGGACTTCGCGTCCGGCGACGCCGATGCCGCCTACGGTGACCCGTTCACGGACGAGCCCCTCGGCCTGACGTTCCGCCTGCGCAAGGCGTAA
- a CDS encoding DivIVA domain-containing protein produces MPLTPEDVRNKQFTTVRLREGYDEDEVDAFLDEVESELTRLLRENEDLRAKLAAATRAAAQNQQQQGMRKPEPQDQRGPGAPVPAAISGPPQQQQPQMGPPQLPGGQPQLPPGPGGQGQQGPGPMGGPMGGPMQQHPMGGPQGMQQQPMGGPQGMQQQSMGGQNPLGQQMQPMGQQMQPMGQQMQPMGQPMHQQQPQLPQQGPGGDSAARVLSLAQQTADQAIAEARSEANKIVGEARSRAEGLERDARAKADALERDAQEKHRVAMGSLESARATLERKVEDLRGFEREYRTRLKSYLESQLRQLETQADDSLAPPRNPAGPALPPSPSPSMAPAGAMGHSMGGPSMGGPSPMGGPSPMGAPSYGGNQQQMSPAMTQPMAPVRPAAPQPMQAPSPMRGFLIDEDDN; encoded by the coding sequence ATGCCGCTGACTCCCGAGGACGTGCGGAACAAGCAGTTCACGACCGTCCGCCTCCGAGAAGGCTATGACGAGGACGAGGTCGATGCCTTCCTCGACGAGGTCGAGTCCGAACTGACGCGCCTGCTGCGCGAGAACGAGGACCTGCGCGCCAAGCTGGCAGCCGCCACGCGTGCCGCCGCGCAGAACCAGCAGCAGCAGGGCATGCGCAAGCCGGAACCCCAGGACCAGCGAGGCCCCGGCGCCCCCGTGCCCGCGGCCATATCCGGCCCGCCGCAGCAGCAGCAGCCGCAGATGGGCCCGCCGCAGCTTCCGGGCGGCCAGCCGCAGCTGCCCCCGGGCCCCGGCGGCCAGGGCCAGCAGGGCCCCGGCCCGATGGGTGGCCCCATGGGCGGACCCATGCAGCAGCACCCCATGGGTGGACCGCAGGGCATGCAGCAGCAGCCCATGGGCGGCCCCCAGGGCATGCAGCAGCAGTCGATGGGCGGCCAGAACCCGCTCGGCCAGCAGATGCAGCCCATGGGCCAGCAGATGCAGCCGATGGGGCAGCAGATGCAGCCCATGGGTCAGCCGATGCACCAGCAGCAGCCGCAGCTTCCGCAGCAGGGCCCCGGTGGCGACAGTGCCGCCCGCGTCCTGTCCCTGGCGCAGCAGACCGCCGACCAGGCGATCGCGGAGGCCCGCTCCGAGGCCAACAAGATCGTCGGCGAGGCCCGGTCGCGCGCCGAGGGCCTGGAGCGGGACGCCCGCGCCAAGGCCGACGCGCTGGAGCGGGACGCGCAGGAGAAGCACCGCGTCGCGATGGGCTCCCTGGAGTCCGCCCGCGCCACGCTGGAGCGCAAGGTCGAGGACCTGCGGGGCTTCGAGCGTGAGTACCGCACGCGTCTGAAGTCCTACCTCGAGTCGCAGCTGCGCCAGCTGGAGACCCAGGCCGACGACTCCCTGGCTCCGCCGCGGAACCCGGCCGGTCCCGCGCTGCCGCCGTCGCCGTCCCCGTCGATGGCTCCGGCCGGTGCGATGGGCCACTCCATGGGCGGTCCCTCGATGGGTGGCCCGTCCCCCATGGGCGGTCCCTCCCCGATGGGTGCCCCGTCCTACGGCGGCAACCAGCAGCAGATGTCCCCGGCGATGACCCAGCCGATGGCTCCGGTCCGGCCGGCCGCGCCGCAGCCGATGCAGGCGCCGTCGCCGATGCGGGGCTTCCTGATCGACGAGGACGACAACTAG
- a CDS encoding YggT family protein — MGVALQVIYFALGCFLVVLIFRLVMDYVFQFARSWTPGKAMVVVLEATYSVTDPPLKLLRRVIPPLRLGGVALDLSFFVLMIIVYILISFVRTAASGL, encoded by the coding sequence ATGGGTGTCGCACTGCAAGTGATCTACTTCGCCTTGGGGTGCTTCCTCGTCGTGCTGATCTTCCGCCTGGTCATGGACTACGTGTTCCAGTTCGCGCGTTCCTGGACACCCGGCAAGGCGATGGTGGTCGTACTGGAGGCCACCTACAGCGTCACCGATCCACCACTCAAGCTTCTTCGGCGGGTCATTCCGCCGTTGCGTCTCGGGGGCGTGGCACTCGACCTGTCCTTCTTCGTTCTGATGATCATCGTTTACATCCTCATCAGTTTCGTGCGCACCGCTGCGAGCGGCTTGTGA
- a CDS encoding cell division protein SepF encodes MAGAMRKMAVYLGLVEDDRYDNPGYDPDDEFEPEPEMERARERDRRQQPVHQSPVPDEPVRAAQPPAQREPIPIPAESGRPARIAPVASITPDRTNLEKNAPVIMPKVVSEREPYRITTLHPRTYNEARTIGEHFREGTPVIMNLTEMDDTDAKRLVDFAAGLVFGLHGSIERVTQKVFLLSPANVDVTAEDKARIAEGGFFNQS; translated from the coding sequence ATGGCCGGCGCGATGCGCAAGATGGCGGTCTACCTCGGCCTCGTGGAGGACGACCGGTACGACAACCCGGGGTACGACCCCGACGACGAGTTCGAGCCCGAGCCGGAGATGGAACGGGCTCGGGAACGGGATCGCCGACAGCAGCCCGTGCATCAATCGCCCGTACCGGACGAACCGGTGCGAGCCGCACAGCCTCCGGCGCAGCGCGAACCTATCCCAATTCCAGCGGAAAGCGGACGTCCTGCGCGAATCGCCCCCGTGGCATCCATCACACCTGATCGCACCAACCTGGAGAAGAACGCCCCCGTGATCATGCCCAAGGTCGTCTCCGAGCGGGAGCCGTACCGCATCACGACGCTGCACCCCCGGACCTACAACGAGGCCCGTACCATCGGGGAACACTTCCGTGAGGGCACTCCGGTGATCATGAATCTCACGGAGATGGACGACACGGACGCGAAGCGTCTCGTGGACTTCGCCGCCGGACTCGTCTTCGGTCTGCACGGCAGCATTGAACGCGTGACACAGAAGGTGTTCCTGCTGTCGCCTGCTAACGTCGATGTCACGGCGGAGGACAAGGCCCGCATCGCGGAGGGCGGGTTCTTCAACCAAAGCTAG